The Microcoleus sp. FACHB-831 genomic interval CACTTCGTCGGACATCCCTGCATTCACTATGCTTGTGAAAACCTGCGCTCCGACCATAACTTGATTCTGCTGTATAGGCTCAAATCCAGTTGCCTCAAAGATTGCCTGTGGATTATGGCCTGCTTTTTGCAATGTGGTGCAAGCTTGCCCCCACTCTACCCAAGTGCCTTCTTTGCGTCGTAACTTTTGCAGCAAATCTTCAACATTCAGTGACGCTTCAGCAGATTGAGGGATACGATCTTCATAGCCTGGTGATGAGTCGGTCATAGTACTTTAGGGAGTAAGGGTGTTATCAAAAATTTATAGCGATCGCAACGTTGGATTCATTAAAGTGGTTTAGCGTGGCCAGTCGTAAAATGCCAAGGGGGTTGGGATTGCGTGGATTTTAGAGTATTGATAGTAACAGTACCGTTTGTATTTAAGATCCGGCAAGAAAAACACCCATTCCCGCTTCCCTTATTTCTTCCTAACCTGTAAACAAAATTAAGATGGCGACTCGATTAGTTGCCAGTCCTGATTGGCCGCCAGGAGTTTATTCTACTGCTATGGACAGCACCATTCCAGAACTTAATACTATTAGCCGTCAGTTAATGAGCTTAGAGCGACCCAAGAAGCCCAAAATGCTGGTGGTAGACGATGAGCCAGATAACCTGGACTTGCTCTACCGTACTTTCCGGCGCGATTTCAATGTTTTTAGAGCCGAAAGCGGCGTTCATGCCCTAGAAGTGCTAGCCACAGAAGGGGAAGTAGCCGTGATTATCTCTGACCAGCGGATGCCGGAAATGAAGGGAACGGAATTTTTGAGCAAAACTGTTCCCCAATTTCCCGATACTGTAAGGATTATCCTCACTGGTTTTACTGATGTTGAGGATTTGGTTGAGGCAATTAATTCAGGTCAAGTTTACAAGTACATCACGAAGCCTTGGGACCCCAACGAACTCAAAGCAGTTGTGCAACGGGCTTCTGAAACTTATGAACTGCTGAAGCAAAGGACGGAAGAACTGCATCGCGCTCAGGCGCAAACTGAGTTGCTGGCAAAGATCGTGCAAGTGGCTCAAGATGCTCGTAACGTGGAGGCAACTCTTGAACCAATTGCCGAGGCTTTTGGGGATAGCTTCTATGCTGATGGCTGCATCTTGCAGTTGGTGGAAGGCAACACTTTAGGCTCTGCCCAAGGAACCTACAGTGAAGATGGCCGCTTAGAAAACTGGCTGGCAAAAGACTCGCTAGTAACTGAGGCGATCGCGCTGCACAAGCTTCAGGCTTGGGCAAATGTTCCCGGCAATCCTACCCCTAGTGCCGAACTCTACCAAGCCGCAGGTCTACAGGCGCATCTGGTTATTCCCATCATCTACCGAGGCGAAGTGCTGGCCGTGTTGTCGCTACAGTGGAAGCGGCCCTCAAAACTCCGTGAAGATGAGATCAGACTAATTCATCTCTCTTCCCAACAGGTTGCGCTTGCTCTCACCAGCACTCGTTATTTTCCCAGTTAAATAGTCTTTACCCCGTTGTCCGTTGTCTGTTGACGGTAACGGGGACTAAGCACCGATGACCAACGATCAATGCTAATCACCAATGAAGTCTGAAACGCCAACAACTTCGCCAATTCGCGACCTCTTTGACCGTATTGCCCCCGTCTACGACCAGTTGAATGATTGGTTAAGTTTGGGGCAGCATCGGGTATGGAAGCTGATGGCGGTGAAGTGGAGCGAACCCAGTCCGGGAGATACTTGCTTAGATTTATGCTGTGGGAGCGGGGATTTGGCTCAACTGTTGGCGCGGCAGGTGGGATCAACTGGTTGTGTATATGGGGTAGATTTTTCATGCGAGCAGTTGGCGATCGCTCGCTCCCGCTCTCAAACCAGTTTCCTTCCCTGTCCTATTAACTGGATAGAGGCAGATGTCCTCAATCTACCGTTTGCCAGTAACCAATTCGACTGCGCCACAATGGGCTACGGTCTTCGCAATGTGACAGATATTCCTAAATGTCTCCACGAATTGCACCGCGTCCTCAAGCCAGGGGCTAAAGCTGCCATTCTTGATATGCATCGCCCCAGCAGCCCCCAAATGCGTGCGTTTCAACAGTGGTATTTGGATAATATTGTCGTGCCCACCGCCAAGCAATTTGGCTTGACCGAAGACTATGCCTACATTGCGCCTTCTTTAGAAAAATTTCCCACAGGTGGGGAGCAAGTGGATTTAGCCCGCAAGGCTGGATTTACTACTGCCACCCACTACGCGATCGCTGGTGGCGCGATGGGTGTTCTATTAGTAACCAAAGCCTAATATGGGAATAGGGGGCACTGCCCACCCTACTACTCACTATTTAAGATTGGATCGCCACCTTGGATCTGTCTAACCTCTGGCTTTACCTCAGTCCCCCCATAGTTGGTGCAGTCATTGGCTATTTCACCAACGATATCGCTATCAAAATGTTATTCCGCCCTTATCGGGCTATTTACGTTGGTAAGCGACAACTCCCCTTTACTCCCGGCTTAATTCCTCGCAATCAGGAACGCCTTGCCAAACGGGTTTCTGACACAATCATGGGATCGCTGCTAACGCCAGAAGAATTGCAAAATCTGGCGCGGCGACTGCTGGAAACCGAGCGCGTACAAGGGGCAATTTTCTGGTTGCTTCAGTTGGCGCTAGAACAGATAAAACCTGACAAGTCGGAGAAAACTACTAAAGTTCTGGCTGGAATTCTCAAAGATTTGCTCGGTCAGTCGTTACCGCGCCTGCTGAAGGTTTTAGCTCGTCGCGAAGATTTTCTTGAAGTCCAGCTAAACCAAATTTTCGATCAGATTTTGCTGGAATTTCAGCTAACTGAAGAGCAAGCAAAAAAACTTGCCGAATGGTTGTTACAAGTGGTACTCCCACCGGATGTAATCCGACAGGCTATAGTCGATTTCCTGACTGACCGCAATATTCAAATAATTGATGAAGGCTTTCGGGAAAAGGCTAGTGGAACATACTGGGTAGTAGCGAATTTGTTTGGTTTACGCAACACTTTGACACGCCTGCGGACGTTTTGCCTGGATGAAAAAGAGGCGAGTAATGCGCGTTTGGCGGAGCTAATTGTTTCCCTTGCGGTGAGACAACGCTTGCAGGAATGGCTGCAAAATTTATCTTTGCAAAATCTACCAGTTTCGACGGTGCGCCAGCTGCGTAAAACTTTGCGCGATAGCGTACGCAACTACGCTCAAGAGCGCGGTAGCGATGTCCTTCAGGGATTGACTGAATCTGTAGACTGGGAAAATATTGCTTCGTTGCTGCTCAATAGATTGCGGACTTCTGCTGCTGTAAGTGCCTCGTTGGAGGTTGTTAGTAAGGAATTGGCTTTGATTTTAGAGCGCTATTTGGAGAAAGATTTAGAGAAGATTGTGACGCAGGCAATTCCAATTTTGAATATAGATCAGGTAATTATCGATCGGGTTAAGGGAACTTCACCTGCTGATTTAGAATTAGCGATTCAAGGCATTGTGAAAAGTGAATTGCAAGGAATTGTGAATTTGGGGGGAATTTTGGGTTTGGTTGTGGGTTGCTTGCAGGTAGTATTCCTGATGTTGCAGTAATATTTCCAGCCTAGATTAGGGTGGGCAATGCCCACCCTAATTAGTAGTATTAAGCGATCGCGTAGCGCCTTGCCTAATATTTTTTAAGCTAAAATTAGCGCATTTCCTAAGAGACAGGCTTTAGCTTTAAAAGTATTCTTTTATAAAAAAATCTGTTAAAGCGAGATACCCGACTTCTTAGAGAAGTCGGGTATCTGAATCTCTGATATCTTATAACTTAAATAAAATTGTTATGGCTGTAGAGCAAAATTAGAGCAAGATATGCTCTAACACGCACTGTTTGCCCCAGACCCTCGGAAGGAAAAATGATATTGTAAGCTTGCTGCTTAACCACCTACAATCGGCAAAGCAATGTATAGAATATCTTTGCTTAATAAGGTGGTTTGAGGCTATGAAATTTAAGCTTTTACTCGGCTGTTTAACTTTGTGCGTGAGTGTTGGCGGTTCCTTGATTTGGCAAGAAAGTCAAGCGCAACCGATATCCCAGATTCAGCCTGCACCCGTGCCTTCCCCTGCGAAACAAAAGGCTGATGTGCCTTATGTGCCAACGCCTAACGAGGTGGTGGAACAAATGTTGAACATGGCT includes:
- a CDS encoding response regulator, giving the protein MDSTIPELNTISRQLMSLERPKKPKMLVVDDEPDNLDLLYRTFRRDFNVFRAESGVHALEVLATEGEVAVIISDQRMPEMKGTEFLSKTVPQFPDTVRIILTGFTDVEDLVEAINSGQVYKYITKPWDPNELKAVVQRASETYELLKQRTEELHRAQAQTELLAKIVQVAQDARNVEATLEPIAEAFGDSFYADGCILQLVEGNTLGSAQGTYSEDGRLENWLAKDSLVTEAIALHKLQAWANVPGNPTPSAELYQAAGLQAHLVIPIIYRGEVLAVLSLQWKRPSKLREDEIRLIHLSSQQVALALTSTRYFPS
- the ubiE gene encoding bifunctional demethylmenaquinone methyltransferase/2-methoxy-6-polyprenyl-1,4-benzoquinol methylase UbiE, encoding MKSETPTTSPIRDLFDRIAPVYDQLNDWLSLGQHRVWKLMAVKWSEPSPGDTCLDLCCGSGDLAQLLARQVGSTGCVYGVDFSCEQLAIARSRSQTSFLPCPINWIEADVLNLPFASNQFDCATMGYGLRNVTDIPKCLHELHRVLKPGAKAAILDMHRPSSPQMRAFQQWYLDNIVVPTAKQFGLTEDYAYIAPSLEKFPTGGEQVDLARKAGFTTATHYAIAGGAMGVLLVTKA
- a CDS encoding DUF445 domain-containing protein, which codes for MDLSNLWLYLSPPIVGAVIGYFTNDIAIKMLFRPYRAIYVGKRQLPFTPGLIPRNQERLAKRVSDTIMGSLLTPEELQNLARRLLETERVQGAIFWLLQLALEQIKPDKSEKTTKVLAGILKDLLGQSLPRLLKVLARREDFLEVQLNQIFDQILLEFQLTEEQAKKLAEWLLQVVLPPDVIRQAIVDFLTDRNIQIIDEGFREKASGTYWVVANLFGLRNTLTRLRTFCLDEKEASNARLAELIVSLAVRQRLQEWLQNLSLQNLPVSTVRQLRKTLRDSVRNYAQERGSDVLQGLTESVDWENIASLLLNRLRTSAAVSASLEVVSKELALILERYLEKDLEKIVTQAIPILNIDQVIIDRVKGTSPADLELAIQGIVKSELQGIVNLGGILGLVVGCLQVVFLMLQ